A DNA window from Lentisphaerota bacterium contains the following coding sequences:
- the gyrA gene encoding DNA gyrase subunit A yields the protein MPDDLVVENPLGVSPIAIEDEMSSSYIDYSMSVIIGRALPDARDGLKPVHRRVLFAMQELGNTHNKPYKKSARVVGDVIGKYHPHGDQAVYDTIVRLAQEFSLRYPLVDGQGNFGSIDGDPPAAMRYTEVRMDALAEEMLEDLDKNTVAFGPNYDETLEQPLVLPSKLPNLLLNGSTGIAVGMATNIPPHNLRELADGITHFIDHRDCTIDDLMQFIKGPDFPTAATICGTRQIEAMYKFGRGQMTVRGSAAIIEERNRDVIIISELPYIVNKANLISTIAEMVNNKALEGISDVRDESSSEGIRIVIELKRGAMGQVVLNNLYKHTQLQTTFGANMLAITNGKPKLMNLKELIRCYVDHRFEVITRRTIFDLAKAEARQHILEGLLKALDNLDAIVRAIRESKNRDAARGLLIERFAFSEKQTDAILEMRLYQLTGLERDKVAAEHRQVGERIAYLRSLLADAAKIYDLIKADLALLREKYGDARRTRLVPLENEVNIEDLIVDAPCVVTLSHRGYIKRVPLDTFREQRRGGRGVTGVTTREEDFVESLFIAATHDTLLFFTTLGRVYAERAFELPEASRTSPGKAIVNLLDLRENEKIAALLRIRQFREDQNVIFATEQGTIKKTILADYKNVRRAGIHAIKLEEGDSLIDVRLTSGNDDVILATRSGTAIRFNEGEVRNTSRSAMGVKGITLEAGDVVCAFDVVDTSASFLIACANGYGKRTPFDDFRTTHRGGKGIIGIQTSDRNGTVVSAHTVRDNESLVMVTSNGMMVRSPVDQIRICGRNTQGVRLINLEDADKLVSASVAPAEDEDLPEPAAEAPDGASASSESQPPAEREHT from the coding sequence ATGCCAGACGATTTAGTTGTTGAGAACCCCCTGGGCGTGAGCCCGATCGCCATTGAAGACGAAATGAGCTCGTCGTACATCGATTACTCGATGAGCGTCATCATCGGGCGTGCCCTGCCCGATGCCCGCGACGGCCTGAAGCCCGTCCACCGCCGCGTCCTATTTGCCATGCAGGAGCTGGGCAACACCCACAACAAGCCCTACAAGAAATCGGCCCGCGTCGTCGGTGACGTGATCGGTAAATACCACCCCCACGGCGATCAGGCGGTCTACGATACCATCGTGCGCCTGGCCCAGGAATTCTCCCTGCGGTATCCGCTCGTCGATGGCCAGGGCAACTTCGGCTCGATCGACGGCGATCCCCCGGCCGCCATGCGTTACACCGAAGTCCGCATGGATGCGCTGGCCGAGGAGATGCTCGAGGATCTGGACAAGAACACCGTCGCCTTCGGCCCGAACTATGACGAGACGCTGGAACAGCCCCTGGTGCTCCCCTCCAAGCTGCCCAACCTCCTGCTCAACGGCTCGACCGGCATCGCGGTCGGCATGGCCACCAATATTCCCCCGCACAACCTGCGCGAGCTGGCCGACGGCATCACGCATTTCATCGACCACCGCGACTGCACCATTGACGATCTGATGCAGTTCATCAAAGGCCCCGACTTTCCCACCGCCGCGACCATCTGCGGCACCCGCCAGATCGAGGCGATGTACAAGTTCGGCCGCGGCCAGATGACCGTCCGCGGCTCGGCGGCGATCATCGAAGAGCGCAACCGCGATGTGATCATCATCAGCGAGCTTCCCTATATCGTCAACAAGGCCAACCTGATCTCCACCATCGCCGAGATGGTCAACAACAAGGCGCTGGAGGGGATTTCAGACGTTCGCGATGAGAGCTCGAGCGAAGGCATCCGCATCGTGATCGAACTCAAGCGCGGCGCCATGGGCCAGGTGGTGCTTAATAATCTGTATAAGCACACGCAGCTCCAGACGACCTTTGGCGCGAACATGCTCGCCATCACCAATGGCAAGCCGAAGTTGATGAATCTGAAGGAGCTGATCCGCTGCTACGTCGACCACCGCTTCGAGGTGATTACCCGCCGGACGATCTTCGATCTGGCCAAGGCCGAGGCGCGCCAGCACATTCTGGAAGGGCTGCTCAAGGCCCTCGACAACCTGGACGCCATCGTGCGCGCCATCCGCGAATCGAAAAACCGCGACGCCGCGCGCGGCCTCCTGATCGAGCGGTTCGCCTTTAGCGAGAAGCAGACCGACGCGATTCTCGAGATGCGTCTGTACCAGCTCACCGGACTCGAGCGCGACAAGGTCGCGGCCGAGCACCGGCAGGTGGGGGAACGGATTGCCTACCTGCGCAGCCTGCTTGCCGATGCCGCCAAAATCTACGACCTGATCAAGGCCGACCTCGCCCTGCTGCGGGAAAAATACGGCGACGCGCGGCGCACCCGCCTGGTGCCCCTGGAGAATGAGGTCAATATCGAGGACCTGATCGTCGACGCGCCCTGCGTGGTGACGCTCAGTCACCGCGGCTATATCAAGCGGGTCCCGCTCGATACCTTCCGCGAACAGCGCCGCGGCGGCCGCGGCGTGACCGGCGTGACCACGCGCGAGGAGGATTTTGTCGAATCGCTCTTCATCGCCGCCACCCACGACACCCTCTTGTTCTTCACCACGCTCGGCCGGGTCTATGCCGAGCGGGCGTTCGAACTGCCCGAGGCCTCGCGCACCTCCCCCGGCAAGGCGATCGTCAATCTCCTCGATCTCCGAGAGAATGAGAAGATCGCCGCGCTGCTCCGCATTCGCCAATTCCGTGAAGATCAGAATGTGATTTTCGCCACCGAGCAGGGGACAATCAAAAAGACGATACTCGCGGATTACAAGAATGTCCGTCGCGCCGGTATCCACGCGATCAAACTGGAGGAGGGCGACAGCCTCATTGATGTCCGCCTCACCAGTGGCAATGATGACGTGATCCTCGCGACCCGCTCCGGAACGGCGATCCGCTTCAACGAGGGCGAGGTCCGGAATACGAGCCGCAGCGCGATGGGCGTCAAGGGGATCACCCTGGAGGCCGGAGACGTCGTGTGCGCCTTCGATGTGGTGGACACGAGCGCCTCCTTCCTCATCGCCTGCGCGAACGGTTATGGCAAGCGGACGCCCTTCGACGACTTCCGCACGACGCATCGCGGCGGCAAGGGCATCATCGGCATCCAGACGAGCGACCGCAACGGCACCGTCGTCTCGGCCCACACCGTGCGCGACAACGAGTCGCTGGTGATGGTCACGTCCAACGGCATGATGGTCCGCTCGCCCGTGGACCAGATCCGCATCTGCGGCCGCAACACCCAGGGCGTCCGCCTGATCAACCTGGAGGACGCCGACAAGCTCGTCTCCGCCAGCGTCGCCCCCGCCGAGGACGAGGATCTGCCGGAGCCCGCCGCTGAAGCCCCGGACGGCGCAAGCGCCTCATCTGAAAGCCAGCCGCCCGCAGAGCGGGAACACACGTAA
- a CDS encoding type II secretion system F family protein, translated as MSLFVQKPTQPTARATPAQPSGRFSAEKKPISRKVGGHPSHWQNRVAVSGARRIVNRELAPFSRQLSAMLRAGMSLIVGLTTLEEQTTFAPFKKLLTSIRLHVEAGNTFSDSLAFYPQVFDALYVNIVRAGERSGEFAVTMRQLGDLLESTARLRRKVKAAMTYPIVVLCVALIIAIGLITFVVPVFGGMFAEFGAQLPGPTQFLLDTSAFFRKRGLWLIGAIGVAAFFFVRWKRTETGTRRIDSILLRLPVFGLLTQKTCIARVSRILALMMKSGVPILDALSIVARTSGNMIISEAIFEARATVEQGSPLAQGLEGKACIPTLMVRMLAAGEKTGQIDSMCVNIADTYDDEVETMISALTSLLEPLLMVFLGILIGGIVISLFLPIFKLASIVGG; from the coding sequence ATGAGCTTGTTTGTTCAAAAACCAACCCAACCGACTGCGCGTGCCACCCCGGCCCAGCCTTCGGGCCGATTCAGCGCCGAGAAGAAGCCCATCTCCCGGAAGGTGGGCGGGCACCCCTCCCACTGGCAGAACCGGGTCGCGGTCTCCGGCGCGCGTCGCATCGTCAATCGCGAGTTGGCGCCGTTCTCGCGGCAGCTCTCGGCGATGCTTCGCGCCGGCATGTCGCTGATCGTGGGTCTCACGACGCTGGAAGAGCAGACCACCTTCGCCCCGTTCAAGAAGCTCCTCACCAGCATCCGTCTCCATGTCGAAGCCGGAAACACCTTCTCCGACTCCCTGGCCTTCTATCCGCAGGTCTTTGACGCCCTCTACGTCAACATCGTCCGCGCGGGCGAGCGCAGCGGCGAATTCGCCGTAACCATGCGCCAGCTCGGCGACCTGCTCGAATCCACCGCGCGCCTCAGACGCAAGGTCAAGGCCGCCATGACCTATCCCATCGTCGTCTTGTGCGTCGCACTCATCATCGCCATCGGCCTGATCACGTTCGTCGTCCCCGTCTTCGGCGGCATGTTCGCCGAATTCGGCGCCCAGCTTCCGGGGCCGACTCAATTTCTGCTCGACACCAGCGCATTCTTCCGCAAGCGCGGCCTGTGGCTCATCGGCGCAATCGGCGTGGCGGCCTTCTTCTTCGTCAGATGGAAACGAACCGAGACGGGCACCCGGCGAATCGACAGCATCCTGCTGCGCCTTCCGGTCTTCGGCCTCCTGACCCAGAAAACCTGCATCGCCCGGGTCAGCCGCATTCTCGCGCTGATGATGAAAAGCGGCGTGCCGATCCTCGACGCGCTCTCGATCGTGGCGCGCACCAGCGGCAACATGATCATCAGCGAGGCCATTTTCGAAGCCCGCGCCACGGTTGAACAAGGAAGCCCTCTGGCTCAAGGCCTGGAGGGGAAGGCCTGCATCCCCACGCTGATGGTCCGCATGCTCGCGGCGGGAGAGAAGACCGGCCAGATCGACTCCATGTGCGTCAACATTGCCGACACCTACGACGACGAGGTCGAGACGATGATCTCGGCCCTGACCTCCCTGCTCGAGCCGCTCCTGATGGTCTTCCTCGGGATCCTGATCGGCGGCATCGTGATCAGTCTGTTCCTCCCGATCTTCAAGCTCGCCTCCATCGTCGGGGGATGA